A region from the Candidatus Afararchaeum irisae genome encodes:
- a CDS encoding polyprenyl synthetase family protein, with protein MENRFTDRVEAVNDEIDTVASEITPEPLSEAVRHISLSGGKRLRPILTTVACEAVGGDPYGASAIRHATAVELVHTSALVADDIIDRSEIRRGVDSVHEKYGHPMAVLSSNVLIGQAFDLIESSEAAEVMTDALVRLGEGEALELTESLRTVDDYFDLAYKKTGSLFLAACKLGAVSGDASEKEIEAVGEYGRNMGIAFQIRDDILDFTSNPGDLGKPVGEDALMERPSLVVIHSKANDVSVEESIGFARERAMSYVEDARSSLDTLDEDATESLEEIADFVVERAK; from the coding sequence ATGGAGAACAGGTTCACAGACAGGGTCGAGGCGGTCAACGACGAGATAGACACAGTCGCCTCGGAGATAACACCCGAGCCGCTCTCGGAAGCCGTCAGACATATCTCTCTGAGCGGCGGCAAACGTCTCAGACCTATTCTCACGACTGTGGCGTGTGAAGCGGTCGGGGGTGACCCCTACGGCGCGAGTGCTATAAGACACGCTACCGCCGTCGAGCTAGTCCACACCTCGGCACTCGTCGCAGACGACATAATCGACAGATCGGAGATACGTAGAGGTGTCGACTCGGTTCACGAGAAGTACGGACATCCGATGGCTGTTCTTTCGAGCAACGTCCTCATAGGACAGGCGTTCGACCTCATAGAGTCGTCGGAGGCAGCCGAGGTCATGACCGACGCACTCGTCCGTCTCGGAGAGGGCGAGGCTCTCGAACTAACCGAAAGCCTCAGGACTGTCGACGACTACTTCGACCTCGCTTACAAGAAGACCGGCTCCCTCTTCCTCGCGGCGTGTAAGCTGGGTGCTGTCTCGGGAGACGCCTCCGAGAAGGAGATAGAGGCTGTCGGTGAGTACGGCAGAAACATGGGGATAGCCTTCCAGATAAGGGACGACATACTCGACTTCACCTCGAACCCGGGTGACCTCGGAAAGCCCGTCGGAGAGGACGCTCTGATGGAGAGACCCTCACTCGTGGTGATACATTCGAAAGCGAACGACGTCTCAGTAGAGGAGTCGATAGGCTTCGCGCGGGAGAGGGCTATGTCGTACGTCGAGGACGCGAGGAGTTCGCTAGATACTCTCGACGAAGACGCCACCGAGAGCCTCGAAGAGATTGCCGACTTCGTCGTCGAGAGAGCGAAGTGA